In the Candidatus Poribacteria bacterium genome, one interval contains:
- a CDS encoding phytanoyl-CoA dioxygenase family protein, which translates to MGTKTTPEERKFRLTSEERSSWEENGYFVRYDVFTEEENDSLAQIADDIAIGRRSFPNYHIFQNALVRDGKIEAQGIYAMHNIQYVSCNCSEFLDRTRDPRLTDPVVDILGPDLLGLNNLYIWKPPKIGLGFPWHQDKWYFNHQYKTGTTVATWSAIDAADKGNGCLYVIPGSHKCGVREHIELEGSQQGEFKQAEGARDEDGVAVEVPAGAVIWFNSQVLHKSTDNHSERFRRANIAHYIRATAEWTRPEAVNKKRPPMWIRGETYPGMEDEVQRDVIPILE; encoded by the coding sequence ATGGGCACAAAGACAACGCCTGAAGAACGAAAATTTAGACTAACTTCTGAAGAACGCTCCTCTTGGGAAGAAAACGGATACTTTGTCCGTTACGACGTTTTTACCGAAGAAGAAAACGACTCTTTAGCGCAAATCGCTGATGACATCGCTATCGGAAGGCGATCCTTTCCAAACTATCATATCTTTCAAAACGCTTTAGTCAGAGACGGTAAAATCGAAGCGCAAGGTATCTACGCGATGCACAATATCCAATATGTGAGTTGTAATTGCTCTGAATTCCTTGATCGCACTCGTGATCCGCGTCTCACCGACCCCGTTGTTGACATACTCGGTCCAGATCTTCTCGGTCTCAACAATCTTTATATTTGGAAACCTCCAAAAATTGGTCTCGGTTTCCCGTGGCACCAAGATAAATGGTATTTTAACCATCAGTATAAAACGGGAACGACAGTCGCAACGTGGTCTGCGATTGATGCCGCAGATAAAGGAAACGGGTGTCTCTACGTTATCCCGGGTAGCCACAAGTGTGGCGTTCGTGAGCACATTGAGCTTGAAGGTTCACAACAGGGAGAGTTTAAGCAGGCAGAAGGGGCTCGTGATGAAGATGGTGTTGCGGTAGAAGTCCCTGCTGGCGCGGTCATCTGGTTTAATAGCCAAGTCCTCCATAAAAGCACGGATAACCACAGTGAACGTTTCAGACGCGCAAACATCGCACATTATATCAGGGCAACAGCGGAATGGACGCGCCCGGAGGCAGTAAATAAAAAGCGACCGCCGATGTGGATTCGTGGTGAGACCTATCCCGGTATGGAAGATGAAGTTCAACGGGACGTTATACCGATTTTAGAATAG
- a CDS encoding DMT family transporter, with product MIEKEFRNEDPPGKIIALVLSTISLYGGNSLAVKISLQGFPPLKMAFFRYILGVIAVGGVGLFQGMSMRLRFEEVRRLSVMAVLHALHTVLLNIGTELTIASRSTIFFSLYPIFTVIFGHFWLPDDRLSVRKTLGILSAFGGVIAAIAPNLRGSGILEHLIGDLIVTLAACFFGLRITLTKVYVQDIYPHRLLIWLLSLNIPCFLVLSYFFEGGKPIALTLASGAGMLYQGWILTGFCFLTLTSVLRKYKASKLVVLYFFMPVSGVLFSNLFLGDELSLSILAGTVLIAAGIYLVNMRR from the coding sequence ATGATAGAAAAAGAATTTAGAAACGAAGATCCGCCCGGTAAGATTATTGCCCTTGTATTGTCTACCATTTCTCTCTATGGCGGGAATTCACTTGCCGTTAAGATCAGTTTGCAAGGCTTTCCGCCGCTGAAAATGGCATTTTTTCGTTATATATTAGGGGTTATTGCTGTTGGCGGTGTGGGCCTTTTCCAGGGAATGTCGATGCGGTTGCGCTTTGAAGAAGTGCGCCGGTTGTCGGTAATGGCGGTATTGCACGCATTGCATACCGTTCTGTTGAACATCGGTACTGAGCTCACTATCGCTTCTCGCTCAACGATTTTTTTCTCGCTTTACCCAATTTTCACTGTCATATTCGGGCACTTTTGGCTTCCGGACGATCGGCTCTCTGTTAGGAAGACATTGGGGATTCTTTCTGCCTTTGGTGGTGTTATTGCAGCCATCGCGCCGAATCTACGAGGCAGCGGCATTTTGGAACATCTCATTGGAGACCTGATTGTGACGCTGGCTGCCTGTTTCTTTGGACTCCGCATTACACTCACGAAGGTGTATGTTCAAGACATTTATCCCCACCGACTCCTCATTTGGTTGTTAAGTTTAAACATTCCGTGTTTTCTGGTTTTGAGTTATTTCTTCGAGGGTGGGAAACCGATTGCATTGACATTGGCAAGCGGTGCAGGAATGCTCTATCAAGGGTGGATACTCACGGGTTTCTGTTTTCTGACGTTGACCTCAGTGTTAAGAAAATACAAGGCGAGCAAATTGGTAGTCTTGTATTTTTTCATGCCTGTGTCGGGTGTATTGTTTAGCAACCTGTTTTTAGGGGATGAACTGTCGTTGAGTATATTAGCCGGAACTGTATTGATAGCAGCAGGAATTTATCTTGTAAATATGAGGCGTTAA